One window of the Vigna radiata var. radiata cultivar VC1973A chromosome 1, Vradiata_ver6, whole genome shotgun sequence genome contains the following:
- the LOC106766818 gene encoding uncharacterized protein LOC106766818 has product MRKAVRIHPPRWSTVTDSILWRKTNTSFDACGGVMDTKVDLYGSGGRWGLFIVESKKNKTKEDAEVVTVAHYIVKSSGTSFYRSTETNIGLSVVAKFRASNGKVQITGEGLEQHPVSSLLYMFDEVNRTGIWKPTMCPHCDHKRKGKMFWQSDSEDSDSVSMRLPRTTPRNARGISNGGRFQGNGIGNFIEYNIMDFRRRRR; this is encoded by the exons ATGAGAAAAGCTGTCAG GATACACCCTCCCAGGTGGAGTACTGTCACAGACTCCATTTTATGGAGAAAGACAAACACTAGTTTTGATGCATGCGGGGGTGTTATGGATACAAAAGTTGACTTGTATGGGAGTGGAGGCAGATGGGGTCTTTTTATTGTGGagtcaaagaaaaacaaaacgaaGGAAGATGCTGAGGTGGTGACCGTGGCGCACTACATTGTTAAAAGTAGCGGAACAAGCTTTTACAGATCAACTGAAACAAATATTGGCCTTTCCGTGGTGGCAAAGTTTCGAGCATCAAATGGAAAAGTTCAGATAACAGGGGAGGGTCTTGAGCAGCATCCTGTCTCTTCATTACTTTACATGTTTGATGAAGTCAACAGAACTGGGATTTGGAAGCCTACCATGTGTCCTCACTGCGATCATAAACGGAAGGGTAAAATGTTTTGGCAGTCTGACAGTGAAGACAGTGACAGTGTTTCCATGCGACTGCCACGTACCACTCCGAGAAATGCAAGAGGGATCTCCAATGGTGGAAGATTTCAGGGGAATGGTATTGGTAATTTCATTGAATACAATATTATGGATTTCAGAAGAAGAAGACGATAA
- the LOC111240939 gene encoding uncharacterized protein LOC111240939 gives MQLFVRHSMKTKLIGGLNGILTEEKKGIISQNPFKWILELKDDIKIGRNILSDLLERWDDERGGFCFGGKFVELKEINVTLSLGLGLDGXQINLKEKRLGKSDCRNHFAKANGKYDLQVIYDFILKKQKKLASLDVCRLYILVGISEILLSNRTKTVFPILFEIVDKINDLGRFCWGRIVYQYLLRSFTKACTAWNEGKGARTVYVEGCVYVLQVWFCDRFVPSNNLVHKNPRILYWIDVNVGDNFIKSAMERGVVCIKWFY, from the exons ATGCAGTTGTTTGTTCGACATTCAATGAAAACAAAGTTGATTGGTGGTTTGAATGGAATTTTAACTGAGGAGAAGAAGGGTATTATTTCACAAAATCCATTTAAATGGATTTTAGAACTAAAGGATGACATTAAGATTGGTAGGAATATACTGAGCGATTTATTAGAAAGGTGGGATGATGAGAGGGGTGGTTTTTGTTTTGGAGGAAAATTTGTGGAATTAAAGGAAATAAATGTTACTTTAAGTTTAGGGTTGGGTTTAGATGGTNAGCAGATTaacttgaaagagaaaagacTTGGAAAAAGTGATTGTCGGAATCACTTTGCAAAAGCAAACGGAAAATATGATTTGCAAGTTATATATGACTTTATATTGAAGAAACAGAAGAAGTTGGCTTCATTAGATGTTTGTAGGCTATACATTTTGGTTGGAATTTCTGAGATATTGTTATCTAATCGTACTAAAACAGTATTcccaattttatttgaaatagttgataaaataaatgatttggGTAGGTTTTGTTGGGGTCGTATTGTTTACCAATATCTACTTCGTAGTTTTACCAAAGCTTGTACAGCTTGGAATGAAGGAAAAGGTGCAAGGACTGTGTATGTCGAAGGTTGTGTGTACGTGTTGCAG gtttggttttgtgatcGTTTTGTTCCTTCTAATAATTTAGTACATAAAAATCCAAGAATTTTGTATTGGATTGATGTCAATGTAGGTgacaatttcataaaatctgCTATGGAGAGGGGTGTGGTATGTATTAAGTggttttattaa
- the LOC106766383 gene encoding methyltransferase-like protein 5 isoform X2, whose product MIENLGRRKNGSESLNQSPEKMKLKQLEGLLGGLQQFPQPKVELEQYPTGPHIASRMLFTAENSFGDVSNKVVADFGCGCGTLGVAAALLSAEHVLSIDIDPESLEIASVNAEELELDIDFIRSNVLDLGWRGSVVDTVIMNPPFGTRKKGADLDFLSVALKVASEAVYSLHKTSTRDHVKRTALRDFNARSAEVICELRFDVPKMYKFHKKKEVDIAVDLWRFVPASHQRSTS is encoded by the exons ATGATAGAAAATTTAGGCAGAAGAAAAAATGGAAGTGAAAGTTTGAATCAATCGCCGGAAAAGATGAAGCTGAAGCAGTTGGAAGGCCTTCTTGGTGGTCTCCAGCAGTTCCCTCAACCCAAG GTGGAGCTTGAACAGTATCCAACGGGACCCCATATTGCTTCCCGAATGCTTTTCACG GCAGAGAATTCTTTTGGGGATGTGAGCAACAAAGTAGTGGCTGACTTTGGATGCGGCTGTGGTACGTTAGGTGTTGCAGCTGCCCTTTTGAGTGCAGA ACATGTTCTCAGCATTGACATTGATCCAGAATCTCTTGAAATAGCTTCTGTTAATGCAGAGGAACTTGAG CTTGACATCGATTTTATTCGGTCTAATGTCTTGGACTTGGGATGGAGAG GTTCAGTTGTTGATACGGTTATAATGAATCCTCCATTTGGTACTCGTAAAAAAGGTGCAGATTTGGATTTTCTCTCTGTTGCTTTAAAG GTTGCTTCTGAAGCTGTTTATTCCTTGCATAAGACTTCAACAAGAGAT CATGTGAAACGAACAGCATTAAGGGATTTCAATGCTAGAAGTGCTGAAGTTATATGTGAG CTTCGGTTTGATGTACCAAAAATGTACAAATTTCATAAGAAGAAGGAAGTAGATATTGCTGTGGACCTCTGGCGGTTTGTTCCAGCAAGTCACCAAAGAAGTACTTCATGA
- the LOC106766383 gene encoding methyltransferase-like protein 5 isoform X1, giving the protein MIENLGRRKNGSESLNQSPEKMKLKQLEGLLGGLQQFPQPKVELEQYPTGPHIASRMLFTNQAENSFGDVSNKVVADFGCGCGTLGVAAALLSAEHVLSIDIDPESLEIASVNAEELELDIDFIRSNVLDLGWRGSVVDTVIMNPPFGTRKKGADLDFLSVALKVASEAVYSLHKTSTRDHVKRTALRDFNARSAEVICELRFDVPKMYKFHKKKEVDIAVDLWRFVPASHQRSTS; this is encoded by the exons ATGATAGAAAATTTAGGCAGAAGAAAAAATGGAAGTGAAAGTTTGAATCAATCGCCGGAAAAGATGAAGCTGAAGCAGTTGGAAGGCCTTCTTGGTGGTCTCCAGCAGTTCCCTCAACCCAAG GTGGAGCTTGAACAGTATCCAACGGGACCCCATATTGCTTCCCGAATGCTTTTCACG AATCAGGCAGAGAATTCTTTTGGGGATGTGAGCAACAAAGTAGTGGCTGACTTTGGATGCGGCTGTGGTACGTTAGGTGTTGCAGCTGCCCTTTTGAGTGCAGA ACATGTTCTCAGCATTGACATTGATCCAGAATCTCTTGAAATAGCTTCTGTTAATGCAGAGGAACTTGAG CTTGACATCGATTTTATTCGGTCTAATGTCTTGGACTTGGGATGGAGAG GTTCAGTTGTTGATACGGTTATAATGAATCCTCCATTTGGTACTCGTAAAAAAGGTGCAGATTTGGATTTTCTCTCTGTTGCTTTAAAG GTTGCTTCTGAAGCTGTTTATTCCTTGCATAAGACTTCAACAAGAGAT CATGTGAAACGAACAGCATTAAGGGATTTCAATGCTAGAAGTGCTGAAGTTATATGTGAG CTTCGGTTTGATGTACCAAAAATGTACAAATTTCATAAGAAGAAGGAAGTAGATATTGCTGTGGACCTCTGGCGGTTTGTTCCAGCAAGTCACCAAAGAAGTACTTCATGA